One part of the Fusobacterium pseudoperiodonticum genome encodes these proteins:
- a CDS encoding YibE/F family protein, with translation MKKFFVLIIFLLSSVLIFAEDTKEEYLSGKVIELISEEKSDEEGIAKLQKFNVKLLEGVDKGEIVEIDFPIYTAKEYNIDVKVGDRVVVFKTFDDYGNDEMQMQYYISDVDKRMEIYIMGIIFVALVLVIARKNGLKALFALIVTVAFIVKVFIPAVFNGYSPILFAVITAIFSSLVTIYYTVGMNKKFFVSLFGVIGGVLVAGVLSYIFTYRMRLNGYLDPELLSSASILKNINLKEVIPAGVIIGSLGAVMDVAVSIASSINELHETNPNMSQKSMFKSVINIGTDIIGTMINTLILAYIASSVFTLLLVYAQAGEYPIIRLLNFQDIAVEIMRSVCGSIGILISVPLTAYIGTLIYKQK, from the coding sequence ATGAAAAAGTTTTTTGTACTTATAATATTTTTATTGAGTTCAGTTTTAATCTTTGCAGAGGATACTAAGGAAGAGTATTTATCTGGAAAGGTTATAGAACTTATATCTGAAGAGAAATCAGATGAAGAGGGGATAGCAAAATTACAAAAATTTAATGTAAAACTTTTAGAAGGTGTAGATAAGGGAGAGATTGTAGAAATAGATTTTCCTATATACACAGCTAAAGAATACAATATAGATGTTAAGGTTGGAGATAGAGTTGTAGTTTTCAAAACTTTTGATGATTACGGCAATGATGAAATGCAAATGCAATACTATATCTCTGATGTAGATAAGAGAATGGAAATCTATATTATGGGAATAATTTTTGTAGCACTTGTTCTTGTGATTGCAAGAAAAAATGGTTTAAAAGCACTTTTTGCCTTAATAGTAACTGTGGCTTTTATCGTAAAAGTATTCATACCTGCTGTATTTAATGGATATAGTCCCATACTTTTTGCTGTTATAACTGCTATATTCTCATCTTTAGTGACGATATATTACACTGTGGGTATGAATAAAAAGTTTTTTGTATCTCTTTTTGGAGTTATAGGAGGAGTATTAGTAGCAGGAGTACTTTCATATATATTTACATATAGAATGCGTCTTAATGGCTATTTAGATCCTGAGCTTTTATCATCAGCAAGCATTTTAAAGAATATAAATTTAAAAGAAGTAATACCAGCAGGAGTAATAATAGGAAGTTTAGGAGCTGTAATGGACGTGGCAGTATCTATAGCTTCATCTATAAATGAATTGCATGAAACAAATCCAAATATGTCTCAAAAATCTATGTTTAAATCTGTTATAAATATAGGTACTGATATAATAGGAACTATGATTAATACTTTAATCTTAGCCTACATTGCAAGCTCAGTATTTACTTTACTTCTTGTATATGCACAAGCAGGAGAATATCCAATTATTAGACTTTTAAATTTCCAAGACATAGCAGTGGAGATTATGAGATCTGTTTGTGGAAGTATAGGAATCTTAATTTCTGTTCCTTTAACTGCATATATAGGAACTCTTATTTACAAACAAAA
- the rpsO gene encoding 30S ribosomal protein S15, which translates to MRTKAEIIKEFGKSEADTGSTEVQIALLTEKINHLTEHLRVHKKDFHSRLGLLKMVGQRKRLLAYLTKKDLEGYRALIAKLGIRK; encoded by the coding sequence ATGAGAACAAAGGCAGAAATTATTAAAGAATTTGGAAAATCAGAAGCAGATACTGGATCTACTGAGGTTCAAATAGCTCTACTTACTGAAAAAATTAATCACTTAACAGAACACTTAAGAGTGCACAAGAAAGATTTTCACTCAAGATTAGGATTACTTAAAATGGTTGGGCAAAGAAAAAGATTACTTGCTTACCTAACTAAGAAAGATCTTGAAGGATACAGAGCTTTAATAGCTAAATTAGGTATCAGAAAATAG